From the Mycoplasmatota bacterium genome, one window contains:
- a CDS encoding ribonuclease Z: MISIALLGCGGCMPIPLRYMSSTLIQYNGRKCLIDCGEGTQVSMQLLGWGFKSIDVICLSHFHGDHIYGLPGLLATIGKSGRTEPLVILGPTGLNTLFNDLKSFLPHLPYELIFYENPRRYEFSNITISTLPLLHSIPCLGYSFYINRSPKFDVKKAQKNDIPKKFWNILQKGEKVVDNGNIYTKDMVLGEERSGIKISYVTDTRPLDTIPPFISKSDLFICEGTYGNDTDFKKAINHHHMTFREAAQLAKKGCVKELVLTHFSPSLIQPSTYYMNAKEVFENTSIGTDRLIKMINFKKND; encoded by the coding sequence ATGATTAGTATTGCATTACTTGGGTGTGGTGGGTGCATGCCTATTCCTTTGCGCTATATGTCATCAACTCTAATACAATATAATGGTCGAAAGTGCTTAATTGACTGTGGAGAAGGTACACAAGTATCAATGCAACTATTAGGATGGGGATTTAAATCAATTGATGTAATATGTTTAAGTCATTTTCATGGTGATCATATCTATGGGTTACCTGGATTATTAGCGACAATTGGTAAGAGTGGAAGAACAGAACCACTTGTAATCCTAGGTCCAACTGGGTTAAATACATTATTTAATGACTTAAAATCCTTTTTACCCCACTTACCTTATGAACTAATATTTTATGAAAATCCACGACGTTATGAATTTAGTAATATAACCATTTCGACCCTACCACTATTACACTCTATCCCTTGCTTAGGATATTCTTTTTACATAAATAGAAGTCCTAAATTTGATGTTAAAAAAGCTCAGAAAAATGATATACCTAAAAAATTTTGGAATATCCTTCAAAAAGGAGAGAAAGTAGTTGATAATGGTAATATATACACAAAAGATATGGTATTAGGTGAAGAAAGGTCAGGAATCAAAATTAGTTATGTAACAGATACTCGACCATTAGATACCATTCCTCCTTTTATATCCAAAAGTGATTTGTTTATTTGTGAAGGGACATATGGTAATGATACAGATTTCAAAAAAGCAATCAATCATCATCATATGACTTTTAGAGAAGCAGCACAACTAGCTAAAAAAGGTTGTGTAAAAGAACTCGTTTTAACCCATTTTAGTCCATCATTAATTCAACCCTCAACTTATTATATGAACGCTAAAGAAGTATTTGAAAATACTTCTATTGGTACTGATCGATTAATAAAAATGATTAATTTTAAAAAAAATGATTAA
- a CDS encoding TrkH family potassium uptake protein — MNKHEKLIKIKLHPTQIMVVGFALVILIGTVLLSLPISIQNTEVNQSFFQTVIDAFFTSTSAVCVTGLVVVDTGSHWTIFGQIIIGLLIQIGGLGFMTFGTLFAFVIRKKISFRERLVMQEALNQFKLSGIVRIARNILIMTFTLEGIGAIILSTRFIPKYGPAKGIGFSIFHSVSAFCNAGFDLFGQYGKFQSLTSYVHDPLINLVVMVLIITGGLGFTVIMEIFQKRRFKKFSLHAKLVLRMTALLIIIGALGILLLEYSNKASLGNMSFIDKILPSLFQGITPRTAGFNTLDFTTLTTGSVFLIMILMFIGGSPGSTAGGAKTTTIGVAIAMIFSVIKGKEDTELYGKKVPLDIIKKAISIILLALGLIATVTLLLSITEVGVSFKDILFESISAFGTVGLSLGITPNLTNIGRVIIALTMFFGRVGPLTVFLALAYRQGNKKKLIRYPEERVIVG, encoded by the coding sequence ATGAATAAACATGAAAAATTAATTAAAATAAAATTACATCCAACACAGATAATGGTAGTTGGTTTTGCTTTAGTTATCTTAATTGGAACGGTTCTATTAAGTTTACCAATATCGATACAGAATACTGAAGTAAATCAAAGTTTCTTTCAAACCGTTATTGATGCTTTTTTTACTTCAACATCAGCGGTTTGTGTAACTGGTTTGGTTGTTGTTGATACTGGGTCACATTGGACTATTTTTGGTCAAATTATCATTGGATTATTAATTCAAATTGGTGGACTAGGATTTATGACATTTGGGACATTATTTGCTTTTGTGATAAGAAAAAAGATATCTTTTCGTGAACGATTAGTTATGCAAGAAGCTCTAAATCAATTTAAATTGTCTGGAATTGTTCGTATAGCAAGAAATATCCTTATCATGACATTTACTCTCGAAGGAATTGGGGCGATTATTTTATCAACTCGATTTATTCCTAAATATGGACCTGCTAAAGGAATAGGCTTTAGTATTTTTCATTCGGTATCAGCGTTCTGTAATGCTGGATTTGACCTATTTGGTCAATATGGAAAATTTCAAAGTTTAACCTCATATGTTCATGATCCACTGATTAATCTAGTTGTCATGGTATTAATCATAACTGGAGGACTTGGATTTACTGTCATTATGGAGATTTTTCAAAAAAGAAGATTTAAAAAATTCTCTCTACATGCTAAACTTGTTTTACGAATGACTGCTTTACTTATTATTATTGGTGCACTAGGTATTCTTTTACTAGAATATTCTAATAAAGCATCTTTAGGGAATATGAGTTTTATTGATAAAATATTACCATCTCTTTTTCAAGGAATTACCCCAAGAACAGCAGGTTTTAATACACTAGATTTTACGACATTAACAACGGGTAGTGTTTTCTTAATTATGATTTTAATGTTTATTGGAGGGTCACCTGGTTCAACTGCTGGTGGAGCAAAAACAACAACAATTGGTGTTGCTATTGCAATGATTTTCTCTGTCATAAAAGGAAAAGAAGATACTGAATTATATGGTAAGAAAGTTCCCTTAGATATTATTAAAAAAGCAATTTCAATTATATTACTTGCTTTAGGATTAATCGCAACTGTTACCCTACTCTTATCTATTACTGAAGTGGGTGTAAGTTTTAAAGATATTCTATTTGAATCAATCTCTGCATTTGGTACTGTTGGGTTATCATTAGGTATTACACCTAATTTAACAAATATTGGGAGAGTCATTATCGCATTAACAATGTTTTTTGGACGTGTTGGTCCATTAACAGTTTTCCTAGCTCTCGCTTATCGTCAAGGTAATAAAAAGAAATTAATTAGATATCCTGAAGAAAGAGTCATTGTAGGATAA
- a CDS encoding CvpA family protein yields MEIHVDFDLILIAIFITIFITGYIRGGGIELLRVLKVVIPFFVLYFYGDAITNLLFSNQKTIQFVYAILPDIAYRNTIAALSSQIGVYIIVYTFLAIFLWRLGKFVLDERIEYIFGRFNSILGGIFSVIRMYIIISVFIIPFYALNFTNYSDPLTSFVLDHPPNFSRLGLLIDKSKPTVDKFNEVSAALKIMDVKSLEKYTLLVNDVEDFVVTNEHDAYSIYEHLKNNDLIEGEYTQSEFLYYYVNHRVEFRKMNFSNQKLNEVNRKLNHTVEDYEQVFIWVYEKNILDMTSNDQIISSFIENYPQIAADTHDQLTVEILSKMKLKTQLYLILKNWFMESYQIEIQSDFDLLNDQNLALILDDFSLHKDQLTKSINQMDAKDFEKEDIIKQIERFSDFQQEYIKTYKPKINLYDQILDDVSFKYKLAFAIMKEKKFNQVVDSEMEEDSLMYLFSLDSLDFINYFSHEDDQIYYEAGQVYVALFLIDIKPDQQIEKITYDKMIKSLEKFTVNDDLFKRTKPEINEIIKALLINHNDQSYIEFLIESDLCEEDLINQMVESKEMKSILTGENYILLKNINQKIQSELS; encoded by the coding sequence ATGGAAATACATGTCGATTTTGATCTTATATTAATTGCGATTTTTATAACGATTTTTATTACGGGTTATATTCGAGGTGGAGGTATTGAATTGCTTCGGGTATTAAAGGTAGTCATCCCTTTTTTTGTTTTGTATTTTTATGGTGATGCTATCACTAATTTATTATTTTCTAATCAAAAAACAATTCAATTTGTCTATGCGATTTTGCCAGATATCGCCTATAGAAATACCATTGCCGCACTTTCATCCCAAATTGGTGTCTATATCATTGTTTACACATTTCTTGCCATATTTTTATGGCGTTTAGGAAAATTTGTTTTAGATGAACGAATTGAATATATATTTGGTCGTTTTAATTCAATTTTAGGAGGCATTTTTTCAGTTATTCGGATGTATATCATAATTTCTGTTTTTATCATCCCCTTTTATGCTTTAAATTTTACGAATTATTCTGATCCATTAACAAGTTTTGTTTTAGACCACCCACCTAATTTTTCTCGATTAGGACTATTGATTGACAAATCAAAACCAACCGTTGACAAATTTAATGAAGTCAGCGCAGCATTAAAAATTATGGATGTGAAAAGTTTAGAAAAATATACTTTACTTGTAAATGATGTGGAAGATTTTGTTGTTACTAATGAACACGATGCCTATTCCATTTATGAGCATTTAAAAAATAACGATTTAATCGAAGGTGAGTATACCCAATCAGAGTTTTTGTATTATTATGTAAATCATCGTGTTGAGTTCCGTAAGATGAATTTCTCTAATCAAAAATTAAATGAAGTAAATAGGAAGTTAAATCATACAGTTGAAGATTATGAACAGGTTTTTATTTGGGTATATGAGAAAAATATTTTAGATATGACCTCTAATGATCAAATTATTTCTAGTTTCATTGAGAATTATCCGCAAATTGCTGCTGATACTCATGATCAATTAACCGTTGAGATTTTATCAAAAATGAAATTAAAAACACAACTATATTTAATTTTAAAAAATTGGTTTATGGAAAGTTACCAAATAGAAATTCAAAGTGATTTTGATCTTTTAAATGATCAGAACTTGGCATTAATATTAGATGATTTTTCGCTTCATAAAGATCAATTGACTAAATCAATTAATCAAATGGATGCTAAAGATTTTGAAAAAGAAGATATTATTAAACAAATCGAGCGATTTTCTGATTTTCAACAAGAATATATTAAGACCTATAAACCTAAAATTAACTTATATGATCAAATATTAGATGATGTTTCATTTAAATATAAGTTAGCTTTTGCGATTATGAAAGAGAAGAAATTTAATCAAGTCGTAGATAGTGAAATGGAAGAGGATTCACTAATGTATCTATTTAGTTTAGATAGTTTAGATTTTATCAATTATTTTAGTCATGAGGATGACCAAATCTATTATGAAGCAGGTCAAGTCTATGTAGCATTGTTTTTAATTGATATTAAACCTGACCAGCAAATTGAAAAAATCACTTACGATAAAATGATAAAGAGCTTAGAGAAGTTTACAGTAAATGATGATTTATTTAAGAGAACCAAACCAGAAATTAATGAGATCATTAAAGCACTACTTATTAATCATAATGATCAATCATATATTGAATTTTTAATTGAAAGTGATTTGTGTGAAGAAGATTTAATTAATCAAATGGTTGAATCAAAAGAAATGAAATCAATTTTAACTGGTGAAAATTATATATTATTAAAAAATATAAATCAAAAAATACAATCTGAATTGAGTTGA
- a CDS encoding membrane dipeptidase, which translates to MFFDMHSDILYDIVQKKLMKKRNILKDNHLHQLEKGNILGGIWTYYTDIHHPLCDFNQAIDAIMEELEEARDMVHIVKEKDDFSTNKINVVLGFESLQPIKDVNHLKSLYDLGFRHAMLTWNEQNHYATGANGDPTRGLTELGKEIIHFMNQNNMIIDVSHANKQTFNDIINSSTRPVIASHSNVNRLCSHKRNLDDMQIRKLTEKGGVIGITAVKNFVNPYEPTINEMINHIDYLKKMNLIKHIGLGFDFMDYLNGSNLTDLPNASYTNRLIKALQDRNYTHSEIEDITHNNIINIINELF; encoded by the coding sequence ATGTTTTTTGATATGCATTCTGATATTTTATATGATATTGTACAAAAGAAATTAATGAAGAAAAGAAACATTCTAAAAGATAATCATTTACATCAATTAGAAAAAGGGAATATATTAGGTGGTATTTGGACCTATTATACTGATATTCACCACCCCTTATGCGATTTTAATCAAGCGATTGATGCGATTATGGAAGAATTAGAAGAAGCAAGGGATATGGTTCATATCGTAAAAGAAAAAGATGATTTTAGCACAAATAAAATCAATGTTGTCTTAGGATTTGAAAGTTTACAACCTATAAAAGATGTTAACCATCTTAAATCACTATATGATTTAGGTTTTCGTCATGCTATGTTAACATGGAATGAACAAAATCATTATGCAACAGGTGCAAATGGTGATCCAACAAGAGGTTTAACAGAACTAGGAAAAGAAATCATTCATTTTATGAATCAAAACAACATGATAATTGATGTAAGTCATGCGAATAAACAAACTTTTAATGATATCATTAATTCTTCAACCCGTCCAGTAATCGCTTCACATTCAAATGTTAACCGATTATGTTCACATAAAAGAAATTTAGATGACATGCAGATTCGTAAATTAACTGAAAAAGGTGGCGTTATTGGTATCACTGCAGTTAAAAATTTTGTCAATCCATATGAACCAACTATTAATGAAATGATAAACCATATTGATTATTTAAAAAAGATGAATTTGATAAAACATATTGGATTAGGTTTTGATTTTATGGATTATTTAAATGGTTCTAACTTAACAGACCTTCCAAATGCATCTTATACTAATCGATTAATTAAAGCACTTCAAGATAGAAACTATACCCATTCTGAGATTGAAGATATTACACATAATAACATTATAAATATCATTAATGAGTTATTCTAA
- a CDS encoding polymer-forming cytoskeletal protein — MSEEKRIVRVSGMSKSSGNLECDEVKVEGMFRVSGDIKASDLTCEGMVRIAGDVNVESIDVEGMIKVGGDINVKSMDIDGLIKARSISGEKIDISGGFNVKENINCDTFIMELCGNGSVTNIEGSSVEVTTRRKRHHLKANTISADEINIENVKCHTISGDKVKIGVGCKVDNITYITSLDIDPNATVKKSQKAV, encoded by the coding sequence TTGAGTGAAGAAAAAAGGATTGTTCGTGTAAGTGGAATGTCGAAAAGTTCAGGAAATTTAGAGTGTGATGAAGTAAAAGTTGAGGGGATGTTTAGAGTCAGTGGAGATATAAAAGCAAGTGATTTAACTTGTGAGGGAATGGTAAGAATAGCTGGTGATGTTAACGTTGAATCTATTGATGTTGAAGGAATGATAAAAGTTGGTGGAGATATTAATGTGAAATCAATGGATATCGATGGATTGATTAAAGCAAGATCAATTAGTGGAGAGAAAATTGATATCTCTGGAGGATTTAATGTTAAAGAAAATATTAACTGTGATACCTTTATTATGGAATTATGTGGAAATGGTTCAGTAACAAACATTGAGGGCAGTAGTGTTGAAGTTACAACTAGAAGAAAGCGACATCATTTAAAAGCAAATACAATTTCAGCCGATGAGATAAATATTGAAAATGTGAAATGTCATACAATATCTGGTGATAAAGTAAAAATTGGAGTAGGATGTAAAGTAGATAATATAACCTACATTACAAGTTTAGACATCGATCCAAATGCTACAGTAAAAAAATCGCAAAAAGCAGTATAG
- a CDS encoding DUF4004 family protein: MEEISKKDLLILTGISYGQLYRWKRKGLIPEEWFIKRASFTGQETYFPKDLILDRIDKILELKDDVSLEELSEIINSKQKSKDILVEELKNNNLFFNHEVLNLYTDETISFNDIVILKLMDNIYHVVNNRNEIKEFYQFICKHSKEIINDYKEIYIMTKDDKLTSILVKETNNIEYNLDEILKVNLKNLIDNIKLLVMV; this comes from the coding sequence ATGGAAGAGATTTCAAAAAAGGATTTATTGATTTTAACTGGTATTTCATATGGACAATTGTATCGCTGGAAACGAAAAGGACTTATTCCGGAAGAATGGTTTATTAAAAGAGCGAGTTTTACTGGACAAGAAACCTATTTTCCTAAAGATCTGATTTTAGATAGAATTGATAAAATTTTAGAATTAAAAGATGATGTGTCATTAGAAGAGTTAAGTGAAATTATAAATAGTAAACAAAAATCAAAAGATATTTTAGTTGAAGAGTTGAAAAATAATAATTTATTCTTTAATCATGAAGTATTAAATCTATATACAGATGAAACTATCTCGTTTAATGATATCGTTATTCTAAAACTTATGGATAATATATATCATGTTGTTAATAACCGAAATGAAATAAAAGAATTTTATCAATTCATTTGTAAACATTCAAAAGAGATTATCAATGACTACAAAGAAATATACATTATGACTAAAGATGATAAATTAACATCAATTTTAGTTAAAGAAACCAATAATATAGAATATAATTTAGATGAGATTCTAAAAGTGAATCTGAAAAATTTAATTGATAATATTAAACTACTTGTGATGGTTTAG
- a CDS encoding ParB/RepB/Spo0J family partition protein, with the protein MKCDRFNIKIKDIIPQQHFLSQTKLNKVIKSFEAHDSYGDIYVIKYDNLIFSVDGHHRLFYLYNIGVEEIEVVNELEDNNNKLYQILADEARKLGIKTI; encoded by the coding sequence ATGAAATGTGATAGGTTTAACATAAAAATAAAGGATATTATTCCACAGCAACATTTTTTATCACAAACTAAATTAAATAAAGTCATAAAATCTTTTGAAGCGCATGATTCATATGGTGATATATATGTAATAAAATATGATAATTTAATATTTTCAGTAGATGGCCATCATCGTCTTTTTTACTTATATAATATAGGTGTTGAAGAAATTGAGGTAGTTAATGAACTTGAAGATAACAATAATAAACTTTATCAAATACTTGCTGATGAAGCAAGAAAACTTGGAATTAAAACAATTTAA
- a CDS encoding ABC-F family ATP-binding cassette domain-containing protein, with protein MLLMRIRNIKKDYGLNEVLKDVNFDIKKDSILGLVGLNGAGKTTLAKIISGIETYDSGSIECYSQKIKVGYLKQSTEFNDNNFSQMLLDKNKDLGQVFETSSLLGLKKLNQWSYERINNLSGGEKTKISLAEVFNENSDLLILDEPTNHLDYMGIDWLIEEIKKCSKALLIISHDRFFLDQVTDEIVELEDGVVRTYHGNYSQYRKTKEDNYLNQLHQYKEHKKRERHIDEEINRLKKWSHIGHRDSTKKEGFKEYWRMKVKKKDIQIKSAIKRLEKLKEEGIEKPKEESKVLFEFVSESKAGKGLLTAKNLSKSFFDKTLFKDSDFYIKRGEKVGLIGINGCGKTTLIKMILRQVQADKGELWVSDSAKIAYLSQDVLDLDDSKSVEEIIKHKDKTYQTKIRTMLASSGITSKMIRQKISSLSLGERTRIKLVFLILQENNVLILDEPTNHLDLHSRERLEETLDAYTGTMLIASHDRYLLEKITDKLLIFEDEKIIRIECGYKAYKDREKKVTKDQKAYELMIIQNRITYILGELSKYKETDQMYFQLDQEFKDLINKKKELLK; from the coding sequence ATGCTATTAATGAGAATTAGAAATATAAAAAAAGATTATGGATTAAATGAAGTATTAAAAGATGTTAATTTTGATATAAAAAAAGATTCTATATTAGGACTTGTAGGATTAAATGGAGCAGGTAAAACAACACTTGCTAAAATCATATCGGGAATTGAAACATATGATAGTGGTTCTATTGAGTGTTATAGTCAAAAAATCAAAGTAGGCTATTTAAAACAATCTACAGAGTTTAATGATAATAATTTCAGTCAAATGTTGTTAGATAAAAATAAAGATTTAGGTCAAGTATTTGAGACAAGTAGCTTATTAGGGTTAAAGAAATTGAATCAATGGTCGTATGAAAGAATAAATAATTTAAGTGGAGGAGAAAAAACAAAAATATCCCTTGCTGAAGTTTTTAATGAAAATAGTGATTTATTAATTTTGGATGAACCAACTAATCATCTTGATTATATGGGGATAGATTGGCTTATTGAAGAAATTAAAAAATGTTCTAAAGCTTTACTGATTATTTCACATGACCGTTTCTTTTTAGATCAAGTTACCGATGAAATTGTTGAATTAGAAGATGGAGTTGTGAGGACATACCATGGTAATTACTCACAATATCGAAAAACAAAAGAGGACAATTATCTCAATCAACTTCATCAATATAAGGAACATAAGAAAAGAGAAAGACATATTGATGAGGAAATTAATCGTTTAAAAAAATGGTCACATATTGGTCATCGTGACTCAACAAAAAAGGAAGGATTTAAAGAATATTGGAGAATGAAAGTTAAAAAGAAAGATATTCAAATTAAATCTGCGATTAAACGATTAGAAAAGTTGAAAGAAGAGGGGATAGAAAAACCTAAAGAAGAGAGTAAAGTGTTGTTTGAATTTGTATCTGAATCAAAAGCAGGTAAAGGGTTATTGACCGCAAAAAACTTAAGTAAATCATTTTTTGATAAAACATTATTTAAAGATAGTGATTTTTATATCAAAAGAGGAGAAAAGGTAGGTTTGATTGGAATTAATGGATGTGGGAAAACAACGTTAATAAAAATGATTCTTCGTCAAGTTCAAGCTGATAAAGGTGAACTTTGGGTATCAGATAGTGCTAAAATCGCTTATTTAAGCCAAGATGTCTTAGACTTAGATGATAGTAAAAGTGTTGAAGAGATTATTAAACATAAGGATAAAACATATCAAACTAAGATTAGGACAATGCTAGCTTCAAGTGGAATTACCTCAAAAATGATTCGCCAGAAAATTAGTTCCTTAAGTTTAGGAGAACGAACAAGAATTAAATTAGTTTTTCTTATTTTACAAGAAAATAATGTATTAATTTTAGATGAACCGACAAATCACCTTGATTTACACAGTCGTGAAAGGTTAGAAGAAACACTTGATGCTTATACAGGAACAATGTTAATTGCATCACATGATCGTTACTTGTTAGAAAAAATAACAGATAAATTATTAATATTTGAGGATGAAAAGATAATAAGAATTGAATGTGGATATAAAGCTTATAAGGATAGAGAAAAGAAAGTAACAAAAGATCAAAAAGCCTATGAATTAATGATTATTCAAAATAGAATTACTTATATTTTAGGTGAACTTAGTAAATATAAAGAAACAGATCAAATGTATTTTCAACTTGATCAAGAATTTAAAGATTTAATTAATAAGAAAAAAGAATTATTAAAATAA
- a CDS encoding GNAT family N-acetyltransferase — translation MEINSIRKRAMEFKEQFFFGDLGEIVKYYETDDGIFVVGEDNGNKEVFWAVNEIEDLRKGLDVIKKDYNHFLFRYGKNYDELLKEIDRITSWGYYYKNMHVGYLLDFNHFKNDVNNDFETYCLKSNEIDELMVLDKEIFDLFNASITEFNEWVEDNNHLILTIKDKGKLIGFIIIHDIKTNQCFIRNIGIAKEYQGMKLGQQLLKKALLQAKNEGCKKCFLWVSRENHSAIHLYEKVGFVIDKNEAEAVFKSDDSENK, via the coding sequence ATGGAGATAAATAGTATTAGAAAAAGAGCAATGGAGTTTAAAGAACAATTCTTCTTTGGAGATTTAGGAGAGATTGTTAAATATTATGAGACAGATGATGGAATATTTGTGGTTGGAGAAGATAATGGTAATAAAGAAGTATTTTGGGCAGTAAATGAAATTGAGGATTTAAGAAAAGGATTAGATGTAATTAAAAAAGATTATAATCATTTTCTATTTCGATACGGGAAAAATTATGATGAACTATTAAAAGAAATTGATAGGATTACTTCCTGGGGTTATTATTATAAAAATATGCATGTAGGTTATCTTTTAGATTTTAATCACTTTAAAAATGATGTTAATAACGATTTTGAAACATACTGTTTAAAATCCAATGAAATAGATGAGTTAATGGTTTTAGATAAAGAAATATTTGATTTATTTAATGCATCTATTACTGAATTTAATGAGTGGGTAGAAGATAACAATCATCTGATTTTAACGATTAAAGATAAAGGTAAACTTATTGGTTTTATTATTATTCATGACATTAAAACCAATCAGTGTTTTATTAGAAATATCGGTATAGCTAAAGAATACCAAGGAATGAAATTGGGTCAACAATTACTAAAAAAAGCATTATTACAAGCGAAAAATGAAGGATGTAAAAAGTGCTTTTTATGGGTGAGTAGAGAAAATCATAGTGCGATTCATTTATATGAAAAAGTTGGTTTTGTAATAGATAAAAATGAAGCAGAAGCAGTTTTTAAATCTGATGATAGCGAAAACAAGTAG
- a CDS encoding cyclase family protein — protein MGKLIDLSHTIKHDMAVYPGDEPVILKQNKFYKKDYYNNFILSSGLHIGTHIDTPMHMSEDKLTIDEYPLNQFYGNGVLINAYQEKIVSYKEEYDSLVQENDIVLIYTGHSEYYGMKNYYEDYPILSERLIHFLIEKKVKLIGVDTPSPDKPPFLMHQELFKHHILLIENLCNLNKLINVKKFEVFSFPLKIKADASLLRVVAKISE, from the coding sequence ATGGGTAAATTAATTGATTTGTCACATACCATTAAACATGATATGGCTGTTTATCCTGGAGATGAACCAGTAATATTGAAACAAAATAAATTTTACAAAAAAGATTACTATAATAATTTTATTTTATCATCTGGATTACACATTGGAACACATATTGATACACCGATGCATATGAGTGAAGACAAATTAACCATTGATGAATATCCTTTAAATCAGTTTTATGGAAATGGTGTGTTAATAAATGCTTATCAAGAAAAGATTGTTTCGTATAAAGAAGAATATGATTCATTAGTACAAGAAAATGATATTGTTTTAATTTATACAGGACATAGTGAATATTATGGTATGAAAAATTATTATGAGGACTATCCTATTTTATCTGAACGACTTATACATTTTTTGATTGAAAAAAAAGTAAAGTTAATAGGAGTTGATACACCGTCTCCAGATAAACCACCATTTTTAATGCATCAAGAACTTTTTAAACATCATATATTATTAATTGAGAACTTATGTAATTTAAATAAATTAATCAATGTTAAAAAATTTGAAGTCTTCTCTTTTCCATTAAAAATTAAGGCAGATGCTTCATTATTAAGAGTTGTCGCTAAAATAAGTGAATAA